A region from the Benincasa hispida cultivar B227 chromosome 12, ASM972705v1, whole genome shotgun sequence genome encodes:
- the LOC120067182 gene encoding 40S ribosomal protein S13-like, whose protein sequence is MGRMHSRGKGISASALPYKRTPPSWLKISSTDVEDNICKFAKKGLTPSQIGVILRDSHGIAQVKSVTGSKILRILKAHGLAPEIPEDLYHLIKKAVSIRKHLERNRKDKDSKFRLILVESRIHRLARYYKKTKKLPPVWKYESTTASTLVA, encoded by the exons ATGGGTCGTATGCACAGTCGTGG TAAGGGTATTTCAGCCTCTGCATTGCCCTACAAGAGGACGCCGCCAAGTTGGCTCAAGATCTCTTCTACAGAT GTTGAAGATAATATCTGTAAGTTTGCGAAGAAGGGCTTGACCCCTTCTCAAATTGGTGTTATTCTTCGTGATTCTCACGGGATTGCCCAGGTCAAAAGTGTTACTGGGAGCAAAATCTTGCGTATTCTTAAGGCCCATG GACTGGCACCTGAGATTCCAGAGGATCTCTATCACTTAATCAAGAAAGCAGTTTCCATTCGTAAGCATTTGGAGAGGAACAGGAAGGATAAGGACTCAAAGTTCAGATTGATTCTTGTGGAGAGCAGAATTCACAGGCTTGCTCGTTACTATAAGAAAACCAAGAAGCTTCCACCAGTTTGGAAATA CGAGTCAACAACTGCCAGCACCCTGGTTGCATAA